In one Cupriavidus taiwanensis genomic region, the following are encoded:
- the phaR gene encoding polyhydroxyalkanoate synthesis repressor PhaR yields the protein MATTKKGAERLIKKYPNRRLYDTQTSTYITLADVKQLVMDSEDFKVVDAKSGDELTRSILLQIILEEETGGVPMFSSAMLSQIIRFYGHAMQGMMGTYLEKNIQAFIDIQNKLAENSKGLYSGEAFSPDMWSQFMNMQGPMMQGMMSNYIEQSKNLFVQMQEQMQNQAKNMFGTFPFNQPDKK from the coding sequence ATGGCCACGACCAAAAAAGGCGCAGAGCGACTGATCAAAAAGTATCCCAACCGCAGGCTCTACGATACCCAGACCAGCACCTACATCACCCTGGCCGACGTCAAGCAGCTGGTGATGGACTCCGAGGACTTCAAGGTCGTCGACGCCAAGTCCGGTGACGAACTGACGCGCAGCATCCTGCTGCAGATCATCCTGGAAGAAGAGACCGGCGGCGTGCCGATGTTCTCCAGCGCCATGCTGTCGCAGATCATCCGCTTCTACGGCCATGCCATGCAGGGCATGATGGGCACCTACCTGGAAAAGAACATCCAGGCCTTCATCGACATCCAGAACAAGCTGGCCGAGAACTCCAAGGGCCTGTACTCCGGCGAAGCCTTCAGCCCGGACATGTGGTCGCAGTTCATGAACATGCAGGGCCCGATGATGCAGGGCATGATGAGCAACTACATCGAGCAGAGCAAGAACCTGTTCGTGCAGATGCAGGAGCAGATGCAGAACCAGGCCAAGAACATGTTCGGCACGTTCCCGTTCAACCAGCCTGACAAGAAGTAG
- a CDS encoding tRNA dihydrouridine synthase, whose product MSRLFLAPMEGLADYVLRDVLTDTGGYDGCVSEFVRVTGSLLPARVYQRDTPEILSGGRTRSGTPMVIQLLGSDPGWLARNAAYAATLSPHGIDLNFGCPAKVVNRHGGGAMLLADPALLNRIVASVRAAVPANVPVTAKMRLGVSDTALAIDCATALAEGGAASLVVHARTRDHGYRPPAHWDWIARIAAAVDIPVIANGEVWTVADWARCREVSGCADVMIGRGAVSDPFLALRIRGQMPGTPSAQEWPLVLRQIAAYLDKLHARIASCHEHGRVKLWLSYLKRTWPQAGELHAAIRRVQDSREIAQVLQGMQGRVTSA is encoded by the coding sequence ATGAGCCGGCTGTTCCTGGCTCCGATGGAAGGGCTGGCCGACTATGTCCTGCGCGACGTCCTGACCGATACCGGCGGCTACGACGGTTGCGTGTCGGAGTTCGTGCGGGTGACGGGGTCGCTGCTGCCGGCGCGGGTCTATCAGCGGGACACGCCCGAGATCCTGTCGGGCGGCCGTACCCGCAGCGGCACGCCGATGGTGATCCAGCTGCTCGGCAGCGATCCCGGGTGGCTGGCGCGCAATGCCGCCTATGCCGCGACCCTGTCGCCGCATGGCATCGACCTGAACTTCGGCTGTCCCGCCAAGGTGGTCAACCGCCATGGCGGCGGCGCGATGCTGCTGGCCGATCCGGCGCTGCTGAACCGGATCGTGGCGTCGGTGCGCGCCGCGGTGCCGGCCAACGTACCCGTGACCGCCAAGATGCGGCTGGGCGTCTCGGATACCGCGCTCGCCATCGATTGCGCCACCGCGCTGGCGGAAGGCGGCGCGGCCTCGCTGGTGGTGCATGCCCGCACGCGCGACCACGGCTACCGGCCGCCGGCGCACTGGGACTGGATCGCGCGCATTGCGGCGGCCGTGGACATACCCGTGATTGCCAACGGCGAGGTCTGGACCGTCGCCGACTGGGCGCGCTGCCGCGAGGTCAGCGGCTGCGCCGACGTCATGATCGGGCGCGGCGCCGTCTCGGACCCGTTCCTGGCCTTGCGCATTCGCGGCCAGATGCCCGGCACGCCGTCGGCGCAAGAGTGGCCGCTGGTGCTGCGCCAGATCGCGGCGTACCTGGACAAGCTGCATGCCCGTATCGCTTCGTGTCATGAGCACGGCCGCGTCAAGCTCTGGCTCAGCTACCTGAAGCGCACCTGGCCGCAGGCGGGCGAGCTGCATGCGGCGATCCGGCGCGTCCAGGACTCGCGGGAAATCGCGCAGGTCCTGCAAGGCATGCAAGGCAGAGTGACGTCGGCGTAA
- the rimO gene encoding 30S ribosomal protein S12 methylthiotransferase RimO, which translates to MKNPSEATNQKDHSPRVGFVSLGCPKALVDSEQIITQLRAEGYAISGTYDGADLVVVNTCGFIDEAVQESLDAIGEALTENGKVIVTGCLGAKKDAAGHDIVSSVHPKVLAVTGPHALGEVMQAVHTHLPKPHDPFTDLVPAAGIKLTPKHYAYLKISEGCNHRCSFCIIPSMRGDLVSRPVAEVMLEAENLFKAGVKELLVISQDTSAYGVDVKYRTGFWNGRPLKTRMTELVAALGELAAQYGAWVRLHYVYPYPHVDEIIPLMNNGHVLPYLDVPLQHAHPDVLKRMKRPANAEKTMDRIRAWREICPELTIRSTFIAGFPGETEAEFQTLLDFVAEAELDRVGCFAYSPVEGATANDLPGALPDEVREERRARFMEVAEEVSSRRLQRKVGQTLRVLVDEVNQDGGIGRSSADAPEIDGLVYIAPPQRTSQRYRAGEFVEVRITGADGHDLWGEV; encoded by the coding sequence GTGAAAAACCCCTCAGAAGCAACGAACCAGAAAGACCATAGTCCGCGTGTGGGATTCGTTTCCCTGGGCTGCCCGAAAGCGCTGGTCGACTCCGAGCAGATCATCACCCAGCTGCGCGCCGAGGGCTATGCCATCAGCGGCACCTATGACGGCGCCGACCTGGTCGTGGTCAACACTTGCGGCTTTATCGACGAGGCGGTGCAGGAAAGCCTGGACGCGATCGGTGAAGCGCTGACCGAGAACGGCAAGGTCATCGTCACCGGCTGCCTGGGCGCGAAGAAGGACGCGGCGGGCCACGACATCGTGTCGTCGGTGCATCCCAAGGTGCTGGCCGTGACCGGCCCGCACGCGCTGGGCGAGGTGATGCAGGCGGTGCACACGCACCTGCCCAAGCCGCATGACCCGTTTACCGACCTGGTGCCGGCCGCCGGCATCAAGCTCACGCCCAAGCACTACGCCTACCTGAAGATCTCCGAGGGCTGCAACCACCGCTGCTCGTTCTGCATCATCCCGTCGATGCGCGGCGACCTGGTCTCGCGCCCGGTGGCCGAAGTCATGCTGGAGGCCGAAAACCTGTTCAAGGCCGGGGTCAAGGAACTGCTGGTGATCTCGCAGGACACCAGCGCCTACGGCGTCGACGTCAAGTACCGCACCGGCTTCTGGAACGGCCGCCCGCTCAAGACCCGCATGACCGAACTGGTCGCGGCGCTGGGCGAGCTGGCCGCGCAGTACGGTGCCTGGGTGCGCCTGCACTACGTGTACCCGTACCCGCACGTCGACGAGATCATCCCGCTGATGAACAACGGCCACGTACTGCCGTACCTGGACGTGCCGCTGCAGCACGCCCACCCGGACGTGCTCAAGCGCATGAAGCGCCCGGCCAACGCCGAGAAGACCATGGACCGCATCCGCGCCTGGCGCGAGATCTGCCCCGAGCTGACCATCCGCAGCACCTTTATCGCCGGCTTCCCGGGCGAAACCGAGGCCGAGTTCCAGACGCTGCTGGACTTTGTCGCCGAGGCCGAACTCGACCGCGTCGGCTGCTTTGCGTACTCGCCGGTGGAAGGCGCCACGGCCAACGACCTGCCGGGCGCACTGCCCGACGAGGTGCGCGAGGAGCGCCGCGCCCGCTTCATGGAAGTGGCCGAGGAAGTGTCCTCGCGCCGGCTGCAGCGCAAGGTCGGCCAGACCCTGCGCGTGCTGGTCGACGAGGTCAACCAGGATGGCGGCATCGGCCGTTCGTCGGCGGATGCGCCGGAAATCGATGGCCTGGTCTATATCGCGCCGCCGCAGCGTACCTCGCAGCGCTACCGCGCGGGCGAGTTCGTCGAAGTCAGGATTACGGGTGCCGATGGCCACGACCTGTGGGGCGAGGTCTGA
- the bktB gene encoding beta-ketothiolase BktB codes for MTREVVVVSGVRTAIGTFGGSLKDVAPAELGALVVREALARAQVSGDDVGHVVFGNVIQTEPRDMYLGRVAAVNGGVSINAPALTVNRLCGSGLQAIVSAAQTILLGDADVAIGGGAESMSRAPYLAPAARWGARMGDAGLVDMMLGALHDPFHRIHMGVTAENVAKEYDISRAQQDEAALESHRRASAAIKAGYFKDQIVPVVTKGRKGEVTFDTDEHVRHDATMDDMTKLKPVFVKENGSVTAGNASGLNDAAAAVVMMERAEAERRGLKPLARLVSYGHAGVDPKTMGIGPVPATKIALERAGLQVSDLDVIEANEAFAAQACAVTKALGLDPAKVNPNGSGISLGHPIGATGALITVKALHELNRVQGRYALVTMCIGGGQGIAAIFERI; via the coding sequence ATGACGCGTGAAGTCGTAGTGGTGAGCGGTGTCCGTACCGCAATCGGGACCTTTGGCGGCAGCCTGAAGGATGTGGCGCCGGCAGAACTGGGCGCGCTGGTCGTGCGCGAGGCGCTGGCCCGGGCGCAGGTGTCCGGCGACGATGTCGGCCATGTGGTGTTCGGCAACGTGATCCAGACCGAGCCGCGCGATATGTACCTGGGCCGCGTGGCGGCGGTCAACGGCGGGGTCTCGATCAACGCGCCGGCGCTGACCGTGAACCGCCTGTGCGGCTCGGGCCTGCAGGCCATCGTCAGCGCCGCGCAAACCATCCTGCTGGGCGATGCCGACGTCGCCATCGGCGGCGGTGCCGAAAGCATGAGCCGCGCCCCGTACCTGGCGCCGGCGGCACGCTGGGGCGCGCGCATGGGCGATGCCGGCCTGGTCGACATGATGCTGGGCGCGCTGCACGACCCGTTCCACCGCATCCACATGGGCGTGACCGCGGAGAATGTCGCCAAGGAATACGACATCTCGCGCGCGCAGCAGGACGAAGCCGCGCTGGAATCGCACCGCCGCGCTTCGGCCGCGATCAAGGCAGGCTACTTCAAGGACCAGATCGTCCCCGTGGTGACCAAGGGCCGCAAGGGCGAGGTTACCTTCGACACCGACGAGCATGTGCGGCATGACGCCACCATGGACGACATGACCAAGCTCAAGCCGGTCTTCGTCAAGGAAAACGGCAGCGTCACCGCCGGCAATGCCTCGGGCCTGAACGACGCCGCCGCCGCGGTGGTGATGATGGAGCGCGCCGAGGCCGAGCGCCGCGGCCTGAAGCCGCTGGCGCGCCTGGTGTCGTACGGCCATGCCGGCGTCGATCCCAAGACCATGGGCATCGGCCCGGTGCCGGCGACGAAGATCGCGCTGGAACGCGCCGGCCTCCAGGTCTCGGACCTGGACGTGATCGAAGCCAACGAGGCCTTTGCCGCGCAGGCCTGCGCCGTGACCAAGGCCCTGGGCCTGGATCCGGCCAAGGTCAACCCGAATGGCTCGGGCATCTCGCTGGGCCACCCCATCGGCGCCACCGGCGCGCTGATCACGGTGAAGGCGCTGCATGAGCTGAACCGCGTGCAGGGCCGCTACGCGCTGGTGACGATGTGCATCGGCGGCGGGCAGGGCATTGCCGCCATCTTCGAGCGGATCTGA
- a CDS encoding cystathionine beta-lyase — protein MSDSSSDKPASRYLQTVAVQPELDIAPGFASFSPATHRGSTVVFRNLAELRAHGDGATTYWRYGLHATPTSEALCQHLALLEGARHALLQPSGLAAISLVYFALLKSGDDVLVPHNVYGPNRDHGEWLARDFGVTVRYYDPMDAAALPALIQPNTRLIWMESPGSVTMEVPDCGAIVAAARARGVLTAIDNTWSAGVYFRPFELGIDISVQALTKYQSGGSDVLMGAVLSCDDGLHGRLKRARMLMGWGVSADDCHLVLRALPSLPVRLAAHDRGAREVAEWLRQRPEVARVLHPALPDCPGHANWRREFTGASGLFAIVLRERFTRQQVDAFVEALQLFAIGWSWGGAHSLAVPYHVQGMRPAGTWPPAGWQDTGELVRLYIGLEDTRDLIADLRQAIEATLSA, from the coding sequence GTGTCCGATTCCTCATCCGACAAGCCCGCATCCCGTTACCTGCAGACCGTCGCGGTCCAGCCCGAGCTGGACATCGCCCCCGGCTTTGCCTCGTTTTCCCCGGCCACGCATCGCGGCTCGACCGTGGTGTTCCGCAACCTCGCCGAACTGCGCGCGCATGGCGACGGGGCCACCACTTACTGGCGCTACGGCCTGCATGCCACGCCGACCAGCGAGGCGCTGTGCCAGCACCTGGCGCTGCTCGAGGGCGCGCGCCACGCGCTGCTGCAGCCGTCGGGCCTGGCGGCGATCTCGCTGGTGTACTTCGCGCTGCTCAAGAGCGGCGACGACGTGCTGGTGCCGCATAACGTCTACGGCCCCAACCGCGACCACGGCGAGTGGCTGGCGCGCGACTTCGGCGTGACCGTGCGCTACTACGATCCCATGGACGCCGCCGCGCTGCCCGCGCTGATCCAGCCCAATACGCGCCTGATCTGGATGGAGTCGCCGGGCTCGGTGACGATGGAGGTGCCCGACTGCGGCGCCATCGTCGCCGCGGCGCGCGCGCGTGGCGTGCTGACCGCGATCGACAATACCTGGTCGGCCGGCGTCTACTTCCGCCCGTTCGAGCTGGGCATCGACATCTCGGTGCAGGCGCTGACCAAGTACCAGTCCGGCGGCAGCGACGTGCTGATGGGCGCGGTGCTGAGCTGCGACGATGGCCTGCACGGCCGGCTCAAGCGCGCCCGCATGCTGATGGGCTGGGGCGTGTCCGCCGACGACTGCCACCTGGTACTGCGCGCGCTGCCGAGCCTGCCGGTGCGGCTGGCTGCCCATGACCGCGGCGCGCGCGAGGTGGCCGAATGGCTGCGCCAGCGGCCGGAGGTGGCGCGCGTGCTGCATCCCGCGCTGCCGGACTGCCCCGGCCATGCCAACTGGCGGCGCGAATTCACCGGCGCCAGCGGGCTGTTCGCCATCGTGCTGCGCGAGCGCTTTACGCGCCAGCAGGTCGATGCCTTCGTCGAGGCCTTGCAGCTGTTCGCCATCGGCTGGTCGTGGGGCGGCGCGCACAGCCTGGCGGTGCCGTACCACGTCCAGGGCATGCGCCCGGCGGGCACCTGGCCGCCGGCAGGCTGGCAGGATACCGGCGAGCTGGTGCGGCTCTATATCGGCCTGGAAGACACGCGCGACCTGATCGCCGACCTGCGCCAGGCGATCGAGGCCACGTTGTCCGCGTAA
- a CDS encoding DUF2789 domain-containing protein, with amino-acid sequence MEPTFHQFSELFDQLGLASDEASIRAFIGKHAPLPETLELAEAPFWTPAQSALLRDELLDDADWAEVVDQLNLALRQPA; translated from the coding sequence ATGGAACCGACCTTCCACCAGTTTTCAGAACTTTTCGACCAGCTTGGCCTGGCCTCCGACGAAGCCAGCATCCGTGCCTTCATCGGCAAGCACGCGCCGCTGCCCGAGACCCTCGAGCTGGCCGAAGCCCCGTTCTGGACGCCGGCCCAGTCCGCCCTGCTGCGCGACGAGCTGCTCGACGACGCCGACTGGGCCGAAGTCGTCGACCAGCTCAACCTGGCGCTGAGACAGCCGGCCTGA
- a CDS encoding PepSY-associated TM helix domain-containing protein, with protein MKTATLRLYQTLHTWVGLMAGWALFIAFFAGAITVFHHELHVWQSPARLKGSAPVEASADPAAVDRFMQKLVAIHPEAAASAYVIIPSEGEPNISAYWQDQAGAWQMTTDARLAGNAAMQRDTSRDHVMGELSAFLNSLHYSLGIPVGGIYFMGAISVLYGLALVSGVLLHLPRLKKDLFAVRPGRNLKRFWMDTHNVLGLFSLPFHLVFAVTGALFCLSLVLMMVFNTLTFNGRLFEAVPTATTAVPEVAAAGRAVPTLPTATLMQIARAHGGERFTPESFRFQRYGDANAVVEVRGTSTRALGNLGSVGIHAASGAANAGQLTANQTAGARDSNHGLYSALYALHFGTFGELPVRLVYLLAGLAGAFLFYSGNLLWIESRRKLRQAGQPRAHRLLAQATVGVCIGCCIGVALCFPAALLWPERAVSQTYFTAFGLACAWALLRAPVRAAVELLCAAALAALTVPLSNAILTGDHLLHSIPSGHWIIAGFDLGAIALAAGFAALARATARRARGGPAESVWAMPRTALAEAAASPAAGAKALSGTETR; from the coding sequence ATGAAAACCGCAACCCTGCGCCTGTACCAGACGCTGCATACCTGGGTCGGCCTGATGGCCGGCTGGGCCCTGTTTATCGCCTTCTTTGCCGGCGCCATCACCGTCTTCCACCACGAACTGCATGTCTGGCAGTCGCCGGCGCGGCTCAAGGGCAGCGCGCCGGTCGAGGCCAGCGCCGACCCGGCCGCGGTCGACCGCTTCATGCAGAAGCTGGTCGCGATCCACCCGGAAGCCGCGGCCAGTGCCTACGTGATCATACCGTCGGAGGGCGAGCCCAATATCTCGGCCTACTGGCAGGACCAGGCCGGCGCGTGGCAGATGACCACCGACGCGCGCCTGGCCGGCAACGCCGCGATGCAGCGCGACACCTCGCGCGACCACGTCATGGGCGAGTTGTCGGCGTTCCTGAACAGCCTGCACTATTCGCTCGGCATCCCGGTCGGCGGCATCTATTTCATGGGCGCGATCTCGGTACTGTACGGGCTGGCGCTGGTGTCCGGCGTGCTGCTGCACCTGCCGCGGCTGAAAAAGGACCTGTTCGCGGTGCGTCCGGGGCGCAACCTCAAGCGTTTCTGGATGGACACCCACAATGTGCTGGGCCTGTTCAGCCTGCCCTTCCACCTGGTCTTTGCCGTCACCGGCGCGCTGTTCTGCCTGTCGCTGGTGCTGATGATGGTGTTCAACACGCTCACCTTCAACGGCCGCCTGTTCGAGGCGGTGCCGACCGCCACCACCGCGGTGCCGGAAGTTGCCGCCGCGGGGCGCGCGGTGCCGACGCTGCCCACCGCGACGCTGATGCAGATCGCGCGCGCGCACGGCGGCGAGCGCTTCACGCCGGAATCATTCCGCTTCCAGCGCTACGGCGACGCCAACGCCGTGGTCGAAGTGCGCGGCACCAGCACGCGCGCGCTCGGCAACCTGGGCTCGGTCGGCATCCACGCCGCCAGCGGCGCAGCCAACGCCGGCCAGCTGACGGCCAACCAGACCGCGGGCGCGCGCGACAGCAACCACGGGCTCTACAGCGCGCTGTACGCGCTGCATTTCGGTACCTTCGGCGAACTGCCGGTGCGGCTGGTCTACCTGCTGGCCGGGCTGGCCGGCGCCTTCCTGTTCTATTCGGGCAACCTGCTGTGGATCGAGTCGCGGCGCAAGCTGCGCCAGGCCGGGCAGCCGCGCGCGCACCGCCTGCTGGCGCAGGCCACCGTGGGCGTGTGCATCGGCTGCTGCATCGGCGTGGCGCTGTGCTTTCCCGCGGCGCTGCTGTGGCCCGAGCGCGCCGTCAGCCAGACCTATTTCACCGCGTTCGGCCTGGCCTGCGCCTGGGCGCTGCTGCGCGCGCCCGTGCGCGCCGCGGTGGAGCTGCTCTGCGCCGCAGCGCTGGCCGCGCTGACGGTGCCGCTGTCGAACGCGATCCTGACCGGCGACCACCTGCTGCACAGCATTCCCAGCGGGCACTGGATCATCGCCGGCTTCGACCTCGGCGCGATTGCGCTGGCGGCGGGCTTTGCCGCGCTCGCCCGCGCCACCGCTCGCCGCGCCCGCGGCGGGCCGGCGGAGTCGGTCTGGGCCATGCCGCGCACCGCGTTGGCCGAAGCGGCGGCCAGCCCCGCCGCCGGCGCCAAGGCGCTGTCGGGCACCGAGACGCGCTGA
- the serB gene encoding phosphoserine phosphatase SerB, protein MPLILQSLAPLVPADLDTARTLARASALVPRSDTVAVAEDCAPLTAALRDALDDFCGPRAIDWAVVPAGRKLSDFRLVAMDMDSTLITIECIDEIADFCGLKAEVSAITEAAMRGEITDFNESLRRRVALLKGLDAAVLERVYAERLRLSPGAERMLETVRALGLKTLLVSGGFVHFTDQLKPRLQLDFTRANTLEIVDGKLTGNVVGEIVNADVKARTVQEICAQIGATPDQAIVMGDGSNDLKMMAVAGLSVAFRAKPVVRAQASVAFNHVGLDGLLALFPH, encoded by the coding sequence ATGCCCCTGATCCTGCAGAGCCTCGCCCCGCTTGTCCCCGCCGACCTCGACACCGCCCGCACCCTGGCCCGCGCTTCCGCGCTGGTGCCGCGCAGCGACACCGTGGCGGTGGCCGAGGACTGCGCGCCGCTGACAGCGGCGCTGCGCGACGCGCTCGACGACTTCTGCGGCCCGCGCGCGATCGACTGGGCGGTGGTGCCGGCCGGGCGCAAGCTGTCCGACTTCCGCCTGGTGGCGATGGACATGGACTCGACCCTGATCACGATCGAGTGCATCGACGAGATCGCCGACTTCTGCGGCCTCAAGGCCGAGGTCTCCGCCATCACCGAAGCCGCCATGCGCGGCGAGATCACCGATTTCAACGAAAGCCTGCGCCGCCGCGTGGCGCTGCTCAAGGGGCTGGACGCCGCCGTGCTGGAGCGGGTCTACGCCGAGCGCCTGCGGCTGTCGCCGGGCGCCGAGCGCATGCTGGAGACGGTGCGGGCGCTGGGCCTGAAGACGCTGCTGGTATCGGGCGGCTTCGTGCACTTCACCGACCAGCTCAAGCCGCGCCTGCAGCTCGACTTCACCCGCGCCAACACGCTCGAGATCGTCGACGGCAAGCTGACCGGCAATGTCGTCGGCGAGATCGTCAACGCCGACGTCAAGGCCCGCACCGTGCAGGAAATCTGCGCGCAGATCGGCGCCACGCCCGACCAGGCCATCGTCATGGGCGACGGCTCGAACGACCTGAAGATGATGGCCGTGGCCGGACTGTCGGTGGCGTTCCGCGCCAAGCCGGTGGTACGCGCGCAGGCCAGCGTCGCATTCAACCACGTCGGGCTCGACGGCCTGCTGGCGCTGTTCCCGCACTGA
- a CDS encoding amidohydrolase, which translates to MAVRSTASRSTVRFAFASLALAAGLLCNPAPAQTTPAPAGAATDALHAQIETRAKAVEKQLIAWRRDIHQHPELGNYETRTARLVADHLRKLGMEVKTGVAKTGVVGVLKGGKPGPVVALRADMDALPVKERVDVPFASKAKGQYLGKEVDVMHACGHDTHVAILMATAEVLAGMKDQLPGTVKFIFQPAEESPADFEPNGSNMWGAKQMVAEGVLDNPKVDAIFGLHVTSGIESGKLGWRSGASMAAADQFWIDVKGRQTHGARPWGGIDPIVVASQIVMGLQTIQSRQVNAMLEPSVITVGTFHGGNRMNIVPEKVEMMGTIRTYDEGMKKDIHARMKRTTEAIASSAGAEASFRVVELYNATINQPALTEKMAPTLQRVAGDGNWMITPKATASEDFSFYQEKVPGLFFNLGVTPRGQDVTKAPSNHSPEFYVDEPALINGVRALSSLTVDYMVMAQR; encoded by the coding sequence ATGGCCGTCCGTTCCACCGCATCCCGTTCCACCGTCCGCTTTGCTTTCGCCAGCCTCGCACTCGCGGCCGGCCTGCTCTGCAACCCCGCGCCGGCGCAGACCACGCCTGCCCCGGCCGGCGCCGCCACCGACGCCCTCCACGCCCAGATCGAGACCCGCGCCAAGGCCGTGGAAAAGCAGCTGATCGCCTGGCGCCGCGATATCCACCAGCATCCGGAACTGGGCAACTACGAGACCCGCACCGCAAGGCTGGTGGCGGACCACCTGCGCAAGCTCGGCATGGAGGTCAAGACCGGCGTGGCCAAGACCGGCGTAGTGGGCGTGCTCAAGGGCGGCAAGCCCGGCCCGGTGGTGGCGCTGCGCGCCGACATGGACGCGCTGCCGGTGAAGGAGCGCGTCGACGTGCCGTTCGCGTCGAAGGCCAAGGGCCAGTACCTGGGCAAGGAAGTCGACGTGATGCACGCCTGCGGCCATGACACGCACGTCGCGATTCTCATGGCCACGGCAGAGGTGCTGGCCGGCATGAAGGACCAGCTGCCCGGCACCGTCAAGTTTATCTTCCAGCCGGCCGAGGAAAGCCCGGCCGACTTCGAGCCCAATGGCTCGAACATGTGGGGCGCAAAGCAGATGGTGGCCGAGGGCGTGCTGGACAATCCGAAGGTCGATGCCATCTTCGGCCTGCATGTGACCAGCGGCATCGAATCGGGCAAGCTGGGCTGGCGCAGCGGCGCCTCGATGGCGGCGGCGGACCAGTTCTGGATCGACGTCAAGGGCCGCCAGACCCACGGCGCGCGGCCGTGGGGCGGGATCGACCCGATCGTGGTGGCGTCGCAGATCGTGATGGGCCTGCAGACCATCCAGAGCCGCCAGGTCAATGCCATGCTGGAACCGTCGGTGATCACCGTCGGCACCTTCCACGGCGGCAACCGCATGAACATCGTGCCGGAGAAGGTCGAGATGATGGGCACCATCCGGACCTACGACGAAGGCATGAAGAAGGACATCCATGCCCGCATGAAGCGCACCACCGAGGCGATTGCGTCCAGCGCCGGGGCCGAGGCCAGTTTCCGCGTGGTCGAGCTGTACAACGCCACCATCAACCAGCCGGCGCTGACCGAGAAGATGGCGCCGACGCTGCAGCGCGTGGCCGGCGACGGCAACTGGATGATCACGCCCAAGGCCACCGCATCCGAGGATTTTTCGTTCTACCAGGAGAAGGTGCCGGGCCTGTTCTTCAACCTCGGCGTGACGCCCAGGGGGCAGGATGTGACCAAGGCGCCGTCGAACCACTCGCCCGAGTTCTATGTGGATGAGCCGGCGCTGATCAACGGCGTGCGCGCGCTGTCCAGCCTGACGGTCGACTACATGGTGATGGCGCAGCGCTGA
- the argE gene encoding acetylornithine deacetylase: protein MPAKAARADSSQSVTETAARGSALEWTQRLVAYDTTSRNSNLGLIESVRDHFLAKGLKPHLSYNPQRDKANLFVTVPAANGETNGGIVLSGHTDVVPVDGQAWTTDPFKPVVRDGKLYGRGTCDMKGFIGTSLSLLPAILDARLREPVHYALSFDEEIGCMGAPYLLAELRERGVTPGGCIVGEPTSMRVIVAHKGINAYRCCVKGQAAHSSLTPRGVNAIEYAARLICFIRDIADEFKANGPYDQAFDVPYTTAQTGTIQGGIALNTIPALCEFVFEFRNLPGVDPEAIYARIQAYASEVLLPKMRAEHADADLTLSKIAAAPSLDVAEQEAITQLVRALTADRDTSKVAYGTEAGLFQRAGIPAVVCGPGDIQQAHKPDEFVALEQLAACERFLHKVVDSLRVTA from the coding sequence ATGCCAGCCAAAGCTGCCCGAGCCGACTCCAGCCAGTCCGTCACCGAAACCGCAGCGCGCGGCAGCGCACTGGAATGGACCCAGCGGCTGGTGGCCTACGACACCACCAGCCGCAATTCGAACCTTGGCCTGATCGAGTCGGTGCGCGACCATTTCCTGGCCAAGGGGCTGAAGCCCCATCTGAGCTACAACCCGCAACGGGACAAGGCCAACCTGTTCGTCACCGTGCCCGCGGCCAACGGCGAGACCAACGGCGGCATCGTGCTGTCGGGCCACACCGACGTGGTGCCGGTGGACGGGCAGGCGTGGACCACCGACCCGTTCAAGCCGGTGGTGCGCGACGGCAAGCTGTACGGCCGCGGCACCTGCGACATGAAAGGCTTTATCGGCACCAGCCTGTCGCTGCTGCCGGCCATCCTCGACGCCAGGCTGCGCGAGCCGGTGCACTACGCGCTGTCGTTCGACGAAGAAATCGGCTGCATGGGCGCGCCCTACCTGCTGGCCGAACTGCGCGAGCGCGGCGTGACCCCCGGCGGCTGCATCGTCGGCGAACCCACCAGCATGCGCGTGATCGTTGCGCACAAGGGCATCAACGCCTACCGCTGCTGCGTGAAAGGCCAGGCCGCGCATTCGTCGCTGACGCCGCGCGGCGTCAATGCGATCGAATACGCGGCACGGCTGATCTGCTTCATCCGCGACATCGCCGACGAGTTCAAGGCCAACGGCCCCTACGACCAGGCCTTCGACGTGCCCTACACCACCGCGCAGACCGGCACCATCCAGGGCGGCATTGCGCTCAACACGATCCCGGCGCTGTGCGAGTTCGTGTTCGAGTTCCGCAACCTGCCCGGCGTCGATCCGGAAGCGATCTACGCGCGCATCCAGGCCTATGCCAGCGAGGTGCTGCTGCCGAAGATGCGCGCCGAACATGCCGACGCCGACCTGACGCTGAGCAAGATCGCCGCCGCGCCGTCGCTCGACGTGGCCGAGCAGGAAGCCATCACGCAGCTGGTACGCGCGCTGACCGCGGACCGCGACACCAGCAAGGTGGCCTACGGCACCGAGGCCGGGCTGTTCCAGCGCGCGGGCATTCCGGCGGTGGTGTGCGGCCCCGGCGATATCCAGCAGGCGCACAAGCCGGACGAGTTCGTTGCGCTGGAGCAGCTGGCTGCGTGCGAAAGGTTCTTGCATAAGGTGGTGGATAGCCTGCGGGTTACGGCCTGA